AGAGTGAAACTTTGCTCTGGCACATGTAACGCGTAGTCAAGGCGACTGACACATTGCCTTTAAAGGCTGACAGAGTCGATGCACACCGCATAATATCAGTCATAGTTTCTTTAACTTGTTTCCTAAGTCATCATCATATAAGTGAAACCGTTGAGGTCATCCGGGTActttatgatttaaaaaaaattatttaatcaTGTCATTATGAAATCTACTCATGTAGTCTTCTTATCACAAGACCTGTGTAAAAAATTGGCCACAAATTTCTGACCTGTGTAAAAAAATTGGCATCAAAAGataaattttgatgttttgtaactacatgtaccagaaTTGATAATCACGTGACAGTGTGCTTTATTCACGTGATAGTGACTCGCAAAGATTGAGAATGTACTAAAATATTTCTTGTATGAATATGAATTTCATATCATGTTACCATAATAAATCACTGCAATCGTTACGTTTTAAGAAATAGGACTCGTGTTCATTGTTTTGAgtaaaaatgtcttttatttGTACTGAATATGAGGCGCGAATTTTGACGACAGTTTATAAAGATGACGTATGTGTTAGTgattgcatacacttttgatccTAAATCAAAAGTAAACCTTCCCAAAAACCCGCCGGACTAAGTCCttttaatttaaacatttttaaaccaAACTGTATAGTTCATCGTGTCAGGGCATAAATTCAATTTCGTGGAAAAACAAATTTAGTAGCAGCTGGCGGGCGGGAAAGTATATATTGTAATTGTTTGTGACTCCTCATAAATAAACGAGATGATACTGTGAAAAcatgttcatttattttccaCCAACCAATAAGAAAGAATCAATCCTTGAGAATTTTACCCTCAAGGTACAAATTGACCCCGAAAAGACTTGAAAATTCACACTCGACAGACGATGTACATGAAATCGTTTGTTATATGGGTGAAGAAAAAAAGTGTTGAGGTTGTTAGAGAATGTTGCTGATGTAGCATATTCAAGAGTTCTTTTTATATCTGTAAAGATGTGTGTGATATGGAAGTTGGTCCTTGTGTAGGCATAGTATTATGATAATATCGaactaaatatgcaaatttgtaaaaaaaacaaaaaaacttacTGTCACGGTTGGAATCAATCAGTGAGAACCTACTTGTTTACATCGGAGATAAATTTTACAAGTGTTAgtttattatatttacaaacataaatgATCTTGATTATTCAGAAGCATAtttttattggggggggggggctttctTTGATTCAATGTCTATGCATATAATATagtaaaaatgtatttgatggACATAGAAATATAAATTGTTTAATCAAATCATAGCTATTTGAGAGATATGATCAAATGTACCTAAGTTTGATTGACTTATTCATATATAGGTAGCTGATACGTTAACCAATGTACTTGTAGAAGAAGACAAGGAATGACCTTCACGTTGTGATGTCAGTTTGTCTCAGCCGATCTccttttatgcaaattactcatatatatgcaaattaaaaaaacgCTCTGTCTTTGGATCCTTGAAAATACTCGTATAAGTTAAATTTTCACTAGGTGTGATGTTTGTTGACAAAACAATAAGTCGAAATATAGCATGAGAGATTTTAAATCAAACATACCGGCATTCAAACAAGGAtaggatgtgtgtgtgtttcttgtTTACTCCTCTTTACTTGTCTAGACCAGAATCAGAACAGATGAAATGTTCAGTTTTTTGCTTTATGATAGCAAAGATGGTCATCGTGCACTTCTTGCCAACAATTAAGGTTTATGATAACGTAATTGATGAAGTAGTTGTTAATTTTTGttaattcccccccccctcgaaAAATACACCAAACCGTTTCTGGAAACATTTTAACGTTTAATGTGATTTCAGAGCTGAATCGCCTCAGTGTTGACTAATCATTGATATAGTACCATGTACATTGACTAGGGTGGCCATATGTAAATAGATGCGGACCAGAGATTATTTGTTTATCAACGCAAATGAATGATTTATGGCTGGAGGATTACAGTGTGATCAGTAGGCGAACAGACATGTGCTAGCAAGTAAAAAACAGcaacataaaatatgtattcaaaaaattgaaaaaataaaaattgatttttttttttaaaacttgaaaaaaatcctTTCAATTTATGCTAATAAGGCTTTTATTATTTGTTAATTACAACGAGACATTTCCATGTCTTAAACAAGTGATCAATAATAATAGAAAGTGAAATAATGGCTGCAGTCATGCGATAAGTTTCCATGTTTCTTCTGAGCCCATcgctgtaaacaaacaaacagtgtttataattattgtaatgtgtTTGAATTACCGCTTTTATGGTCTTGTTCATGTCTGACTCAATAAATGGTACAAACCATTAAAGGTATTTTTAATACACACGAATGTCCTCGGTTGGTTCAATGATTCAATCATCAAAGAACGGGACGAATTTCTTTGTATCTTTACGAACTTGTTCGATTTATTCGCTTCAATAAAAACCAGACTTATGAAATTTGGATTTGCCGACAATGTGGAGAGTTTGAATTTGTTCGGTTAATTAGTTGGTTCGGTTCATTTTGGCTTTGTTAAGTTCGCTACAGCTCATTTATAACGTTGGGCCTAAAGATTTtcaataaactttttttttgtagcaATTCCCGGAGGATTAGATTCGTGCATTGCATGCATTGCCCTCGCCATAGACAGTTGCTTTGTCGCCATTTTTTTTTACCGCTGCTCTGTTATCTAAATACTCATAAATCACCGATTCAGTTTGTCTAACATGATGGCAGCCGATACCCTAAATACATAGCAATTATTGCAACCGACGGTGTTTGCTTGGTAATTTACCGCATCACGCCACTACGGATATACTCACTTCAGTTGTAACCTcaacctttaaaaaaaaaaagtaacccCTTTATCGAGTCCCTCCAGTTTGGTTAATCCTACCATCGCAAAAGGGGAGGCGTTCCATGTTAGAAACACTAAAGAAATGGTGAATCAACTCCCGTTTTTGTCACCGGTTGTGTCGGCTATGAACTTGAACTCGGACTCCTGGTAAAATTGGTGATCGTCGTTTGCTGCGACAGTTATATGTTTCAAAGACATATACCTTGACACAGAAGTGAATGGAAATTCTCGCAAAGTCCCCGGTGcaaactgtttttgttttctggGTCACACATCGACATGATCTTTAACCTCATATTATGTCGTAGCACGAGGGCCATATATTTCGTAGCAGACATGGCGCTCAATGTTGGCACTCATACTGGTGAGTATACAGTCCACCACTTGTGGAgtgtaatgtttttattatttccGAACGTCGCTTCCACCAAACGGTCATCCCAGCACAACAATCGACACCCTGCTCCACTCGAGGTATACATACGTGTAAATTTACGCAGTCTTTTTCGAGCACATAGGTGTGATTTTGGGTACAATTTTGTACACATCCGTAATTAGACGGCTACCATTTCTGTATGTGATGCTGTCGAATGAGGTGATCAAAAGATAAGCGTGCTACGAGATACAAACGTTACACCGTAACATTAAGGTattcttgatatttttaaaCTCGTGTGAAAATAACTCTAACAGACAAGTACAAAGATCCCATTTTTCTATTTGCTTGGAGATATCAGTTGGGTCTCCATTATGTGCTATTGGAAGTGTCCTCTACATCAGCCTTTGTACTCGAGTCATTTATCACCATTGTTAAGCCATTTTGTGTTGGCTGTCATATCATAGGTTCGACGCACACTCTAAAGTAATTCAATGGCTTACCTATGCACAATTACTATTCTGTACTAACGATATTTTTTAGGAGAGAGGTCTGACACTTTTTGAGACGTGTCAAAATGATCGTACCTCCCTTTTATACTGcactatatgcaatactacaGTAATATACTCCTTCCGGGTTTTCATATTTGGGGAAAATTAGAACAATCGCGTGTATATCATGAGACAATTATACACTAAGTCATGGTATTATAGTAAGAACCACGAATAATCCGTAAGCGTTTTGTCCGAATTTGGCGATTTGGGTCAATGAGATTATCGACAACGGAGACAATTCGTCAATGGTATAGAAAAACTAAATGAAGACGTGAAGTGCACAGTCCGGTAACGTACGTGTATCACGTGACGATTTCTATTGCCGTTGTTATGCTCCGCAATCGACCCCGACGCCGCTGTGTATTGATATCAAATATGCTGTAACGTTGTACGGTTGGTgtatgtatcatcatcatcatcattattatcattacagGAAGTGACCAGTTATCGGTACCCGAAAGTCAAAGGGTCATATTTTTTTTGCTCTGATGTATTGGACATAAACTATTTTAGTTCTAACATAAACGTGTCATTGTTAATGGGCACACAATTTATCATtcggtggtggtagtagtacgCTGTCACCTGCGATTGAAAACGTCCAGATAAGCACGCCGTTTCATTATTTCACTGACTGCCGATATGGCATCGTACCCTTGGGGGCACATTGTCGATTAATGGTAAAATACACAAATCACCCCTGCTGCCGGCAGCTCTTCACTTGATAAATTTGTTGAAAATCTAATGCCTCTTGTCATTAGCCCATCGAAAAATAAGTGAAGCATTGTACCTATACAGGCTCTATATAGAATACGAAAACCCGGTCGTAAATTGTTCAAATATGACACTTTCTACTTTAGTTGTGTAGTCATTTGTGTCTGGTGTGTATCTACAATATCTTAGTGATATATATTAGCCGTACCAATTAGTGCGTAGTTTTGTTAAGCCGTCCACATATACACTAAGTGTTCTTTCGATTGAAGTAACTGGATTCCACCCTTTTACTGGATTCTACCCTTTACGATAGTGCCCGGATACGTTTACCCACTCGTCCCACTCAGAATTCTAAACACTTGAGCATTGTAATTAATTTACCCTAAATCTATAACCTACGGGTTAAAGGTCATGAATTCACATTGGATTGGTGTAATAGTGTAATCTCgtatgtcatcatcatcattttcatcatttttaaatGTCACGGGTGCAATATTTCTTGTTGGTAAAGCAAATGTATTTTTCATTCGAAGCCATCGACGCCAATTCATGATGACACATATGGTAAAAACGTAGTCTTTTTTCCAGGCTACTACCATATTTGGCGAAGATCTGTTCAGAAAATGGTAGTTCACATagagaaaatgtagcaatgttggtaacaTTTTTATCGTGCAAGacatgaaatataataaatagTGTTTAGTTAGATTTTGAGGAatcagacgatacaatgtagcaatgtgatGTTAGTACAGACGACTCTTTGTTGCCGCCTTGCTAGCCTCTATTGTAAATGAATAAGATGTCAACATTTTGGTCTTGTTTTTTGGGGAGGGAAATCATGTGAAAAGTTATTTTTCACATATTAAATaatttgtcttttttattttttttacagattataCAAACAAAACGACGACACCCATAACCACTCCAACCAAAGGATTATCAACAGAGAGTCTTGTGAACAGTGTTGTCACCGTTGTCGGTATAGCCATTTGTGGAATAATCATTATAACCAGCATTGCCTTTGCTTTACATGCACGAGCCAGAGTACACAAAAAACGTCGAGAACGCGCCATGGGATTGAACAGTGGCGACTTACTTGGTCACATGATAGACACTTCTCACGGCAGTGCCAGTTGGAATTTAGATGTATCTTCAACCGGTCAAAGTATGCAAAGATTGTTCACAATGCCAAATACCTCTTCCATGTCTGAGGCATCGAGTTTTTCAGGTGTTCGGAGAGATAGGAGGTTCCTTTATCGCGTCCAGGGTGAAGATGAAGAACTGAAACCTGGAATACATTATACGTCACCATATCATGAAACTACGATACCCAGTGGGAATAAAACAAACGATTCAAAGGGCAAGACTCTCGAAAGCCCCAAACACCTAAAGAAAAACAGGCAAAATGCTAGAAATATGGGTGCTCCCTACCGCGTTGGGAGATCGGGGTCTCTCAGTGGTGGCAGCAGGCATAGTATTAGTAGTGGTAGAACAGATGCAAATACCACACATCTAGCTATTAGAACGCCAGAGGAGTACGCTGTCCGGGGATACAGTATGACTGGGAGCCATACAACCTTTGACACGAGATATACAGACAGGGACTACAGACAGAGTAAATCCTCAAGAGAATTTAAACCGCCAAGTCGGACATATAGTGATGGCAGCAGACCAAGTATGACAAGTGAAGCAACTTCCCCTCCTTACATTAATAGAGAGGGTAAATTGACTCCTCTAGGAATGGCTATAGCTAGGAATATGGGAGAGGAAGCTCCTGTATATAAGAGTccttataaaaatgaaaatccCCCTCATTCTAAAAAGCGGGAGCATAGGGGGAAGAGACGAGACAGTGACCGAGATCGCAGTCCGGGATCTCGTTCAGGTGGCAGCAGTAGACATCGTGATCGTAGGTATGATCGTGAACGAGAGCGAACACCGCCACCTCGTGACGGAAGAGAACATTCTCGGTCTTCGCGTGGAAAATACTTGCCAGATAAACAAAGATATGATACACATAGAGGCGCATATTATAATAGCTATGATAGTAGCAGGACACCACCAAGagataaaacaaaatcaaacagACGGGCACATAGAAGTTCTCTAAGGGATATATCCAGAATGCCACGAACTTTGTCTTCGGAGGCAGCAAATCGGGCTCATAATTACATCGACAACGATCCTTGGCAAAGACAAGACACTCCAGAACCCCATGAATTGAAGGCAACGCAAGCGATCGTAGAAAGACTTCGACAAGAAAGACCCAAGGACCAGCTCCGTTTAAGTTACATTTCCTCCGCTGAAAGCTTACCAAAAAGAAACAGAGCATCAGAACCAAGGAGTCCTGAGTCAGAAGGTGGTGTACTCAGCGATCCTCAGCACGTAACCAGCAATGGCCCTAAGCCTTTGGAACGCAGAACTCTTTCGGCAGGCAACACTTTACGAGCAACAAGTCCGGAGCCTTTAGTTCCCTTCAGACATGTTGGTCGAAGGAGACCAGATACACCGTCTTCTAGATCAATTCAAAGCAGTGGACCTGGAACTCCAAGAAAAACTAATAAATTTGGTCaaagtgatatatcaatatcacAAGATGAACCTGAATACGATGATTATATGCCGACTCTATCGTATTTTGACACATCTCCGGCGTGCACAACGCAAAGGAATCTAAAGTATACACTAAGCCCTATGGTTCATGCAGACAACGACTTAGACTGCATCAATGCAAACATACCGGCATCTGCTGTGTAATGAATTgtgttcaatatttttttgaatgtttgcatTTAAGACATCAATGTTGAAATACTGCCTGTATGTTAATACCTAAGATTTCGTTCTTTCGTTAACAGAAGAAGACACCACACgttcacatttttacatttagCTGTGTGTTTTCTTTAACTGTGACATTAGTTGCTTATCTCTTCCATTCACAATCGTAGCTTGATGCTGGGTGAGAACTCACACTGCAAACATCTCcaatttacagtatgtaaataGTAAACTCGTCGTCACCAACATTTTCCTCACCCTCCACCTGTTTGCTCCCATTTTTTCCCAGAGTGTTCGTCTTCTTCCCACTGTCTGTTCTAACCTTCTCAATCGTACCCTACCCTGTTTCCACTCACCCAACCAACTTTGATATCTGTACTACCTCCAGTCTGTACATATTCCAAATTTAGGTGTTTCATTCTCTTTGCACCTGTCCAATCCAAGTGTTTACTTTAACTTACTTGGAGTGAAGGCGTTGTGTacttacaaatttaaaaaaaaaagaacgcTACCTGCTTGAGCTGTGCTTCTGCTACAGCAAGTAACGATGCTATGTGTACACTCAGATCactatagttatatatatatatatatatatatatatatatatatatatatatatatatatatatatatatataatgatctATAGTACATCACTATAGCGATCTATAGTATATCACTATATAGCCTGAGATGTATAGTATTCTTGTCACAGGTGATTGTAT
The genomic region above belongs to Glandiceps talaboti chromosome 8, keGlaTala1.1, whole genome shotgun sequence and contains:
- the LOC144438818 gene encoding uncharacterized protein LOC144438818, coding for MRGCYGQSGSMNTCLFVALTLLLTQAIPTSVDAAHLVAQVTHVALSTDLSVGYFLDDQETLPGLYIVLYDLEVDSPRARKDLPTAPENEGDVFFDCSYFDHVGKYEFRLYDADDTLLTVSGITNVQWPKLSFTHERTHIAMTTRFSATIEILGDICDVFNHNRYETTVIVEYVGTNHSVATGNEAEAAIPVGEYRTGQLQHISNVLFECGVFDIAGLYQLVMLSSYGDFYANDSVIGISSYIQARWSDNYYIDVQSSTIFPCDHAVTVAITTPPCKSTDDKIRTYAQRSYSPHLEPELEYETEKRVEGDSVDFYCNVFESSESIVGYCFKYISISTLTGAVYEHTKSCVSNSIDEGPAVDGGWGRWSDWTECSGTCGPAIKSHFRLCNNPAPANGGADCVGDTVANEGCELQPCHHDATTNSPSSEFVDDGCACGCTLIKPRGIIRSSSIPCYKNAVWTVSLSDGLKINLTFVTFNLDLASEWLRVRNGGTPSAPLIVYHTGARSPRPVISSGNQLYIEYKSAWDEPLLNTGFSAHYSPMNYTNKTTTPITTPTKGLSTESLVNSVVTVVGIAICGIIIITSIAFALHARARVHKKRRERAMGLNSGDLLGHMIDTSHGSASWNLDVSSTGQSMQRLFTMPNTSSMSEASSFSGVRRDRRFLYRVQGEDEELKPGIHYTSPYHETTIPSGNKTNDSKGKTLESPKHLKKNRQNARNMGAPYRVGRSGSLSGGSRHSISSGRTDANTTHLAIRTPEEYAVRGYSMTGSHTTFDTRYTDRDYRQSKSSREFKPPSRTYSDGSRPSMTSEATSPPYINREGKLTPLGMAIARNMGEEAPVYKSPYKNENPPHSKKREHRGKRRDSDRDRSPGSRSGGSSRHRDRRYDRERERTPPPRDGREHSRSSRGKYLPDKQRYDTHRGAYYNSYDSSRTPPRDKTKSNRRAHRSSLRDISRMPRTLSSEAANRAHNYIDNDPWQRQDTPEPHELKATQAIVERLRQERPKDQLRLSYISSAESLPKRNRASEPRSPESEGGVLSDPQHVTSNGPKPLERRTLSAGNTLRATSPEPLVPFRHVGRRRPDTPSSRSIQSSGPGTPRKTNKFGQSDISISQDEPEYDDYMPTLSYFDTSPACTTQRNLKYTLSPMVHADNDLDCINANIPASAV